In Microbacterium maritypicum, the following are encoded in one genomic region:
- a CDS encoding alpha/beta hydrolase family protein: MKSLRHAVTLLVPALLAFGAAFAFLVFAVARRVVTPMRRTTDTEILAVDTGAQTIELERTLDTELPGRYGLFTTGTYGYVKLGAVLSADGKSVRRKLLTQIEPGSRVDRAASFSGYYYSSPSELHLRWENVLIGSPAGPCPAWYFPASSSTWVIQVHGRGATRAECLRAVPVLHAAGLPNLVVSYRNDGEAPRTRAGAYALGASEWRDVDAAIAYALRHGAERVILMGWSMGGAVSLQAAVTSGHRDRIAGIILESPVVDWRTVLRFQARMAGVRAPLPALAMGALQSPLTARLSGADEPILFDRLDMVARADELTAPILILHSDDDGFVPADSSHALQAARPDLVTMPRFTVARHTKLWNYDETGWSTAITDWLDAQGLSASE, encoded by the coding sequence ATGAAGAGTCTCAGGCACGCCGTTACGCTCCTTGTCCCTGCCCTGCTCGCCTTCGGAGCGGCGTTCGCATTTCTCGTGTTCGCCGTCGCCCGGCGGGTGGTCACGCCCATGCGCCGCACGACGGACACCGAGATCCTGGCCGTCGACACGGGAGCCCAGACGATCGAGCTGGAGCGCACCCTCGACACCGAGCTGCCCGGCCGGTACGGACTCTTCACCACCGGCACCTATGGCTACGTCAAGCTCGGCGCCGTGCTCAGTGCCGACGGCAAGAGTGTGCGCCGCAAGCTGCTCACGCAGATCGAGCCGGGATCTCGGGTGGACCGCGCAGCCTCGTTCAGCGGGTACTACTACTCGTCGCCCAGTGAGCTTCATCTGCGCTGGGAGAACGTACTGATCGGTTCTCCTGCGGGCCCCTGCCCTGCGTGGTACTTCCCTGCGTCGTCATCGACCTGGGTGATCCAGGTGCACGGACGCGGTGCCACGCGTGCGGAGTGCCTGCGGGCCGTGCCGGTGCTGCACGCGGCCGGTCTGCCCAACCTCGTCGTGTCGTACCGCAATGACGGCGAGGCGCCCCGCACCCGGGCCGGCGCCTACGCGCTGGGCGCATCGGAATGGCGGGATGTCGATGCCGCGATCGCCTACGCGCTCCGACACGGCGCGGAGCGCGTGATCCTGATGGGCTGGTCGATGGGTGGCGCGGTGTCGCTGCAGGCCGCAGTCACCTCCGGGCATCGCGACCGCATCGCGGGGATCATCCTCGAGTCCCCTGTCGTCGACTGGCGGACGGTGCTGCGCTTCCAAGCTCGGATGGCCGGAGTGCGTGCGCCGTTGCCGGCTCTCGCGATGGGCGCGCTGCAGTCGCCGCTCACCGCACGCCTGAGCGGCGCCGACGAGCCGATCCTGTTCGACCGCCTCGACATGGTGGCCCGCGCCGATGAGCTGACCGCACCGATCCTCATCCTGCACAGCGACGACGACGGCTTCGTGCCCGCCGACTCCTCGCACGCGCTGCAGGCGGCACGCCCCGACCTCGTCACGATGCCGAGGTTCACCGTCGCGCGGCACACGAAGCTCTGGAACTACGACGAGACCGGGTGGAGCACGGCGATCACCGACTGGCTGGATGCACAGGGGCTCAGCGCTTCTGAATGA
- the zapE gene encoding cell division protein ZapE, giving the protein MTDPTSRTGIVHLTDRQPTVTGPEMLASLVPPPQFDTATFDSYRADAGYPSQEEAKETLMRFSGRGAPVKRGGFFSRAKKEPELKPGVYLDGGFGVGKTHLLASIYHAMPARRKYFGSFIEYTALVGALGYKNTVDLLKGADLLCIDEFELDDPGDTMVMTRLIGELVPTGTRLAATSNTPPNALGEGRFAAQDFLREIHAMSDSFQTLRIDGVDFRQRALDGHAVVLDDDAYEAASAAAGQGSAASDDRFDDLIRHLAQVHPSRYIRLIEGLGQVGLRGVRQLTDQSEALRFVAFVDRVYDAQIPIIATGLGLDSVFSDEMLAGGYRKKYLRAVSRLNALTHSA; this is encoded by the coding sequence ATGACCGACCCGACCAGCCGCACCGGAATCGTGCACCTCACCGATCGTCAGCCGACGGTCACCGGACCGGAGATGCTCGCGAGCCTGGTGCCGCCGCCCCAGTTCGACACGGCGACGTTCGACAGCTACCGGGCCGATGCCGGCTATCCGTCCCAGGAGGAGGCCAAGGAGACGCTGATGCGTTTCTCCGGTCGGGGAGCCCCGGTCAAGCGCGGCGGATTCTTCAGCCGCGCGAAGAAGGAACCCGAGCTCAAGCCGGGCGTCTACCTGGACGGCGGTTTCGGAGTCGGCAAGACCCACCTGCTCGCATCCATCTATCACGCGATGCCGGCACGTCGGAAATACTTCGGCTCGTTCATCGAGTACACCGCACTGGTCGGGGCGCTCGGCTACAAGAACACGGTCGACCTGCTCAAGGGCGCCGACCTCCTCTGCATCGACGAGTTCGAGCTCGACGATCCGGGCGACACGATGGTGATGACCCGGCTGATCGGCGAACTCGTGCCGACGGGGACGCGCCTCGCCGCCACCTCCAACACCCCGCCGAACGCCCTCGGTGAGGGCCGCTTCGCGGCGCAGGACTTCCTCCGCGAGATCCACGCCATGTCCGACAGCTTCCAGACGCTGCGCATCGATGGGGTCGACTTCCGTCAGCGCGCGCTCGACGGTCACGCCGTGGTGCTCGATGACGACGCCTATGAGGCCGCATCGGCCGCGGCCGGTCAGGGGAGCGCAGCGTCGGACGACCGGTTCGACGACCTGATCCGCCACCTGGCCCAGGTGCACCCGTCGCGCTACATCCGACTCATCGAGGGACTCGGCCAGGTCGGGCTGCGCGGCGTGCGTCAACTCACGGACCAGTCCGAGGCTCTGCGGTTCGTCGCTTTCGTGGACCGCGTATACGACGCCCAGATACCGATCATCGCGACCGGCCTGGGCCTCGACTCGGTGTTCTCCGACGAGATGCTCGCCGGCGGATACCGCAAGAAGTACCTGCGAGCGGTCTCTCGGCTCAACGCCCTGACGCATTCTGCGTAA
- a CDS encoding HRDC domain-containing protein encodes MTEYSVISDAEEFRAACAVLAAGTGPVAVDVERASGFRYSQRAYLVQVFRRDAGVFLFDPPAIGDFAPLQEAIGDVEWVLHAASQDLPSLRELHLEPPVIFDTELASRLLGHERVGLGAVVEDTLGIVLKKEHSASDWSTRPLPDSWLEYAALDVLHLIDVRDVLVQELEEQGKTAFAAEEFAATLARAPKPPREDPWRRLSGLHQVRGSRNLAVARSLWQAREAYAQAQDVSPGRLVPDRSLVAAVMANPTSKQALAGVKEFQGRASRSQLDRWWQAIVDGRASEDLPRERVPSDTLPPPRAWADRNPEADARLKAARPVVEAVAEELGMPTENLLTPEYLRRVAWDLPGETPEEISAALATLGARPWQIAQTAQKIADAFVEAAQSPDTTPADAS; translated from the coding sequence GTGACTGAATACTCCGTGATCTCGGATGCCGAGGAGTTCCGCGCGGCTTGCGCCGTGCTCGCCGCCGGCACCGGCCCCGTCGCCGTGGACGTCGAGCGTGCGTCCGGTTTCCGCTACTCGCAGCGGGCCTACCTCGTGCAGGTCTTCCGCCGCGATGCGGGCGTCTTCCTCTTCGACCCGCCGGCGATCGGCGACTTCGCCCCGCTCCAGGAGGCGATCGGCGACGTCGAGTGGGTGCTCCACGCCGCGAGCCAGGACCTGCCGTCGCTGCGCGAGCTGCACCTCGAGCCGCCGGTGATCTTCGACACCGAGCTGGCCTCCCGACTGCTCGGCCATGAGCGCGTCGGACTCGGCGCGGTCGTCGAGGACACGTTGGGCATCGTCCTCAAGAAGGAGCATTCGGCATCCGACTGGTCGACGCGTCCGCTGCCGGACTCGTGGCTCGAGTACGCGGCTCTCGACGTGCTCCACCTGATCGATGTCCGAGACGTCCTCGTCCAGGAGCTCGAGGAGCAGGGCAAGACCGCTTTCGCCGCCGAGGAGTTCGCCGCGACCCTCGCCCGGGCTCCGAAGCCGCCGCGCGAGGATCCGTGGCGTCGACTCAGTGGACTGCACCAGGTGCGCGGCTCCCGCAATCTCGCCGTGGCCCGCTCCCTCTGGCAGGCCCGAGAGGCCTACGCGCAGGCTCAGGACGTCTCTCCCGGCAGGCTCGTGCCCGACCGCTCGCTGGTCGCGGCTGTCATGGCGAATCCGACGTCGAAGCAGGCGCTCGCCGGAGTCAAGGAGTTCCAGGGCCGCGCCAGCCGCAGCCAGCTCGACCGCTGGTGGCAGGCGATCGTCGACGGCCGCGCATCGGAGGATCTGCCCCGCGAGCGCGTGCCGAGTGACACCCTTCCGCCCCCGCGTGCCTGGGCGGACCGGAATCCGGAAGCCGATGCCCGCCTGAAGGCCGCGCGTCCGGTCGTCGAAGCGGTTGCCGAAGAACTGGGGATGCCCACCGAGAACCTGCTCACGCCCGAGTACCTGCGTCGCGTCGCGTGGGATCTTCCCGGTGAGACTCCGGAAGAGATCTCCGCAGCACTCGCGACCCTCGGAGCGCGCCCCTGGCAGATTGCACAGACTGCACAGAAGATCGCGGACGCCTTTGTAGAGGCGGCGCAATCGCCCGACACCACCCCGGCGGACGCTTCGTAG
- a CDS encoding type II toxin-antitoxin system PemK/MazF family toxin — MSKTNGILTALADILLKAVGSGRASRTTDPRRPDARLRTAQERTPSVPSEGSAHDRGTETVRIDPGRIRDLQVAYSPQRDGAPDAGEIVWTWVPYEENDGRGKDRPVLVIGRESADRVYAVRMTSKPHDGDRDYLSIGAGAWDSQGRESWVDVEQLYSVHERGLRREAAVLDRRRYDRVGAALTRLYGWSVAG; from the coding sequence GTGAGCAAGACCAACGGCATCCTGACAGCACTCGCGGACATCCTGCTCAAGGCAGTGGGATCCGGCCGGGCGTCTCGGACGACAGATCCGAGACGCCCGGACGCGCGTCTGCGCACAGCGCAGGAGCGCACCCCATCCGTTCCCTCGGAGGGGTCGGCGCACGACCGCGGCACCGAGACCGTGCGTATCGATCCGGGCCGGATCCGCGACCTCCAGGTCGCGTATTCACCCCAGCGGGACGGAGCTCCGGATGCGGGCGAGATCGTCTGGACCTGGGTCCCGTACGAGGAGAACGACGGACGCGGCAAAGATCGACCCGTTCTCGTGATCGGACGCGAATCGGCGGACCGCGTGTATGCCGTGCGCATGACGAGCAAGCCGCATGACGGCGATCGCGACTACCTGTCGATCGGCGCGGGTGCGTGGGATTCGCAGGGGCGTGAGTCGTGGGTCGACGTCGAGCAGCTGTACAGCGTGCACGAGCGAGGACTGCGGCGGGAGGCCGCCGTCCTCGACAGGCGCCGTTACGACCGGGTCGGAGCCGCTCTCACGCGGCTGTACGGGTGGTCTGTCGCGGGGTGA
- a CDS encoding ammonium transporter codes for MDAPGNISWAITATALVLLMTPGVAFFYGGLVKAKSVVSMMMMSFGSIGLVAVLWILFGFSMSAVDSPTAFAGNPFADFGLSSLASGEGSNVALLGVAYGATFAIITVALISGAIADRAKFGSWLIFAGIFATVGYFPVAAWVWGGGWIMNLGTTLFGEDSGIGVIDYAGGTAVHINAGAAALALALVLGKRIGFQKGILKPHNVPLTLLGAALLWFGWFGFNAGAEWLAEDMGGVGLIGLNTLGATAAAILGWILVEKIKDGKPTSVGAASGAVAGLVAITPACANLTPGWALLLGALAGVVCALAIELKFRLGFDDSLDVVGIHLVGGLIGTLYLGFFASETGLFVGGDARQLAVQVIAALGVLIYSFVVAFIIGFAIEKTIGFRVTNEDEIAGVDQVVHGEEGYALADA; via the coding sequence ATGGATGCTCCCGGCAACATCTCGTGGGCGATCACCGCGACAGCGCTGGTCCTGCTCATGACGCCCGGCGTCGCCTTCTTCTACGGCGGTCTCGTCAAGGCGAAGAGCGTCGTCAGCATGATGATGATGAGCTTCGGCTCGATCGGTCTTGTCGCCGTGCTGTGGATTCTCTTCGGCTTCTCGATGAGCGCCGTCGACAGCCCGACCGCCTTCGCCGGCAACCCGTTCGCCGACTTCGGGCTCTCCAGCCTGGCGTCCGGTGAGGGCTCGAACGTCGCCCTCCTCGGCGTCGCCTACGGTGCGACCTTCGCGATCATCACCGTCGCGCTGATCTCCGGCGCGATCGCGGACCGCGCCAAGTTCGGCAGCTGGCTGATCTTCGCCGGAATCTTCGCCACGGTCGGCTACTTCCCGGTCGCCGCGTGGGTCTGGGGTGGCGGTTGGATCATGAACCTCGGCACCACGCTCTTCGGTGAGGACAGCGGGATCGGCGTCATCGACTATGCCGGCGGCACCGCGGTGCACATCAACGCCGGTGCGGCCGCTCTGGCTCTGGCGCTGGTCCTCGGCAAGCGCATCGGCTTCCAGAAGGGCATCCTCAAGCCGCACAACGTGCCACTGACACTGCTCGGCGCCGCACTGCTGTGGTTCGGCTGGTTCGGCTTCAACGCCGGTGCGGAGTGGCTGGCGGAGGACATGGGCGGCGTCGGCCTCATCGGCCTGAACACCCTCGGAGCCACGGCTGCAGCGATCCTCGGCTGGATCCTGGTGGAGAAGATCAAGGACGGCAAGCCCACCTCGGTCGGCGCTGCTTCCGGTGCGGTCGCGGGTCTCGTCGCCATCACCCCGGCGTGTGCCAACCTGACGCCCGGCTGGGCACTGCTGCTCGGCGCCCTCGCTGGTGTGGTCTGCGCCCTCGCGATCGAACTGAAGTTCCGTCTCGGCTTCGACGACTCGCTCGACGTGGTCGGCATCCACCTCGTCGGCGGACTCATCGGCACCCTGTACCTCGGCTTCTTCGCCAGCGAGACCGGCCTGTTCGTCGGTGGCGACGCCCGTCAGCTCGCGGTGCAGGTCATCGCGGCGCTCGGTGTCCTGATCTACTCCTTCGTGGTCGCATTCATCATCGGCTTCGCCATCGAGAAGACGATCGGATTCCGTGTCACGAACGAGGACGAGATCGCCGGTGTCGACCAGGTCGTGCACGGCGAGGAGGGCTACGCACTCGCCGACGCATGA
- a CDS encoding DUF3000 family protein, translating to MTAHPEAGTPFDSAVAELRETTFRDDITVREIATPQGLAPFALALAADVRPEDHGESVYGTGRFVLLHDPDEPGAWGGSWRIVIFAQAPLETEIGTDPLLADVTWSWLVDALDSRDAVYHSASGTSTKTLSKGFGGLAVEGDGAQIELRASWTPEGPFRPHVEAWAELVGMLAGLPPGSEGIAVIGARKAVRD from the coding sequence GTGACCGCACACCCCGAAGCCGGGACACCCTTCGACAGCGCTGTGGCTGAGCTGCGCGAGACCACGTTCCGCGATGACATCACGGTGCGCGAGATCGCCACCCCCCAGGGCCTCGCTCCGTTCGCCCTCGCGCTCGCCGCGGACGTCCGGCCGGAGGACCACGGGGAGTCCGTTTACGGCACCGGCCGATTCGTGCTGCTGCACGATCCCGACGAGCCGGGCGCGTGGGGAGGATCGTGGCGCATCGTCATCTTCGCGCAGGCGCCGCTCGAGACCGAGATCGGCACCGACCCTCTTCTGGCCGACGTGACGTGGTCCTGGCTGGTCGATGCACTCGACTCGCGCGATGCCGTCTATCACTCGGCATCGGGCACCTCGACGAAGACTCTGTCGAAGGGTTTCGGAGGGCTCGCCGTCGAAGGCGACGGTGCCCAGATAGAATTGCGGGCGTCCTGGACTCCGGAGGGCCCGTTCCGACCGCACGTCGAAGCATGGGCCGAGCTGGTCGGAATGCTGGCGGGGCTTCCGCCCGGCTCCGAGGGCATCGCCGTGATCGGCGCGCGAAAGGCTGTACGTGACTGA
- a CDS encoding DUF1611 domain-containing protein — MPTPSVPSSIDPAHAWAEPVALPVGTTAIVYCEGQFGEQDGKTANGLVRHSEKYEILSVIDSTHAGADAGMLLDGTGNGIPILGGLATAIAHAGHVPDYLICGVAPADGLLSADQRTVLLDGIARGMHIINGLHEFLTDDAEFVAAALLAGVTITDIRRPKEKKDLHLFSGRIFDVTCPRITILGTDGAIGKRTTATILVRALNERGIHAVMVGTGQTTIIQGGRYGVALDALVPQFCSGEVENQVVAAFEGENPDVIIVEGQGALSHPAYITSAHILRGSQPEGVIVQHAPGRTVLGDFPMVAMPTVTSEIALIEAFADTRVIGVTVNHENLSADQLAGAIDEIELDTGLPATDPLTRPLSELVEMVLQAFPALTPRQTTRTAA, encoded by the coding sequence ATGCCCACCCCGTCAGTTCCCTCTTCCATCGACCCTGCGCACGCGTGGGCAGAGCCTGTCGCTCTCCCCGTCGGCACCACGGCGATCGTGTACTGCGAAGGCCAGTTCGGCGAGCAGGACGGCAAGACCGCGAACGGACTCGTCCGCCACTCCGAGAAGTACGAGATCCTCAGCGTCATCGACAGCACGCACGCCGGCGCGGACGCCGGGATGCTGTTGGACGGCACCGGGAACGGCATCCCGATCCTCGGCGGCCTCGCCACGGCGATCGCGCACGCCGGTCACGTCCCCGACTACCTGATCTGCGGAGTCGCTCCCGCCGACGGGTTGCTCTCAGCCGACCAGCGCACGGTTCTGCTGGACGGCATCGCCCGCGGCATGCACATCATCAACGGTCTGCACGAGTTCCTCACGGACGATGCGGAGTTCGTGGCGGCCGCCCTGCTCGCCGGGGTGACCATCACCGACATCCGTCGGCCGAAGGAGAAGAAGGACCTCCACCTCTTCTCCGGCCGCATCTTCGATGTGACCTGCCCACGCATCACGATCCTCGGCACCGACGGTGCGATCGGCAAGCGCACGACGGCGACGATCCTCGTCCGTGCGCTCAATGAGCGCGGCATCCATGCCGTCATGGTCGGCACTGGACAGACCACGATCATCCAGGGCGGTCGCTACGGCGTCGCGCTCGACGCACTCGTGCCGCAGTTCTGCTCGGGCGAGGTCGAGAATCAGGTGGTCGCCGCGTTCGAGGGCGAGAACCCCGACGTGATCATCGTCGAAGGCCAGGGCGCGCTCAGCCACCCGGCCTACATCACTTCGGCGCACATCCTCCGCGGCAGCCAACCCGAGGGAGTGATCGTGCAGCATGCACCTGGTCGCACGGTCCTGGGCGACTTCCCGATGGTCGCGATGCCGACCGTCACGAGCGAGATCGCTCTGATCGAGGCCTTCGCCGACACTCGCGTGATCGGGGTGACCGTGAACCACGAGAACCTCTCCGCGGATCAGCTGGCCGGAGCGATCGACGAGATCGAGCTCGACACGGGTCTCCCTGCGACAGACCCCCTGACTCGACCGCTGTCCGAGCTCGTCGAGATGGTCCTCCAGGCATTCCCCGCTCTCACCCCGCGACAGACCACCCGTACAGCCGCGTGA
- a CDS encoding sulfurtransferase, whose translation MAIEFDSSSPKFAEYAEPGRLVTTQWLAERLGTPGLVVVESDEDVLLYETGHIPGAVKVDWHTELNDPIVRDYVDGEGFAELLSRKGISRDDTVVIYGDKNNWWAAYALWVFSLFGHEDVRLLDGGRDRWIAEGRELTREPANRPATEYPVVERDDSVIRAYKEDVLAHIGNPLIDVRSPEEYSGERTTAPAYPEEGALRAGHIPTAQSVPWAKAVAEDGGFRSRAELDAIYREGAGLNDGDDVVAYCRIGERSSHTWFVLKHLLGFENVRNYDGSWTEWGSAVRVPIVTGAEPGSI comes from the coding sequence ATGGCCATCGAGTTCGATTCCTCCTCCCCCAAGTTCGCCGAGTACGCCGAGCCCGGCCGACTCGTCACCACCCAGTGGCTCGCCGAACGGCTGGGAACGCCGGGGCTCGTGGTGGTCGAGTCCGATGAGGACGTGCTGCTGTACGAGACCGGCCACATCCCCGGCGCGGTGAAGGTCGACTGGCACACGGAGCTCAACGATCCCATCGTGCGGGACTACGTCGACGGCGAAGGCTTCGCCGAGCTGCTGAGCCGCAAGGGCATCTCGCGTGACGACACCGTCGTCATCTACGGCGACAAGAACAACTGGTGGGCTGCGTACGCACTGTGGGTCTTCTCGCTCTTCGGCCACGAAGACGTCCGTCTGCTCGACGGCGGCCGCGACCGCTGGATCGCCGAGGGTCGCGAGCTGACCCGCGAGCCCGCGAACCGCCCGGCGACCGAGTACCCCGTCGTGGAGCGCGACGACTCCGTCATCCGCGCCTACAAGGAGGATGTGCTCGCGCACATCGGCAACCCGCTGATCGACGTGCGCTCGCCCGAGGAATACAGCGGAGAGCGCACCACGGCTCCCGCCTACCCCGAGGAGGGGGCGCTGCGCGCCGGTCACATCCCCACGGCGCAGAGCGTGCCGTGGGCGAAGGCCGTGGCCGAGGACGGCGGATTCCGCAGCCGCGCCGAGCTCGACGCCATCTACCGCGAGGGCGCCGGTCTCAACGACGGCGATGACGTCGTCGCATACTGCCGCATCGGTGAGCGCTCGAGCCACACCTGGTTCGTGCTCAAGCACCTGCTCGGCTTCGAGAACGTGCGCAACTACGACGGTTCCTGGACGGAGTGGGGCAGCGCCGTTCGGGTGCCGATCGTCACCGGCGCCGAGCCGGGATCCATCTGA
- a CDS encoding GIY-YIG nuclease family protein, giving the protein MPTKRALPSPCALCGSMQGVRIDGAWCCADCGWRYGDSPDTDLPLPRVDVVYYIRYDERVKIGTSRRPRQRLASIRHQELLAFERGDRSVEQQRHREFAAVREGGEWFTLTAELRAHVAALRREGDPWTLYARWLSRALQGTDELP; this is encoded by the coding sequence GTGCCGACGAAACGCGCCCTTCCGAGCCCCTGTGCGCTCTGCGGCAGCATGCAGGGAGTGCGGATCGACGGCGCCTGGTGCTGCGCCGATTGCGGATGGCGCTACGGCGATTCCCCCGACACCGACCTCCCTCTCCCCCGCGTCGACGTCGTGTACTACATCCGCTACGACGAGCGAGTGAAGATCGGCACCAGCAGACGCCCGCGGCAGCGCCTCGCGAGCATCCGACACCAGGAGCTGCTCGCATTCGAACGCGGCGACCGCTCCGTCGAGCAGCAGCGCCACCGCGAGTTCGCCGCGGTACGCGAGGGCGGTGAGTGGTTCACCCTCACTGCGGAGTTACGGGCGCATGTCGCCGCGCTCCGACGCGAGGGCGACCCGTGGACGCTCTATGCGCGCTGGCTGAGCCGCGCACTGCAGGGCACCGACGAGCTCCCGTAG
- a CDS encoding thiolase family protein, which yields MAEISDVFFVDGVRTPFGRAGEKGMYWNTRADDLAVKATIGLMERNAAVPADRIDDVAIAATSQTGDQGLTLGRSVAILAGLPQTVPGLAVERMCAGAMTSVTTMGASIGVGMYDFALAGGVEHMGHHPIGGNADPNPRFVAEKMVDPGALNMGVTAERIFDRFPHLTKERSDRFGMLSQHKVQAAYDAGKIQPDLVSVATKGADGAWGLATEDEGRRPQTTMEDLAALKTPFRPHGRVTAGTSSPLTDGATMSLLAGGGAVKEFGLAPKMRMVSFAFAGVQPEIMGIGPIPSTEKALKKAGLTIADIGLFELNEAFAIQVISLLDHFGIADDDPRVNQWGGAIALGHPLAASGVRLMIQLAAQFAERPDVRYGLTAMCVGLGQGGSVIWENPHYDGKKKK from the coding sequence GTGGCCGAGATCTCGGACGTCTTCTTCGTCGATGGAGTACGCACCCCTTTCGGGCGCGCCGGCGAAAAGGGCATGTACTGGAACACCCGCGCGGATGACCTCGCCGTGAAGGCGACCATCGGCCTGATGGAGCGCAACGCTGCCGTCCCGGCCGACCGCATCGACGATGTGGCGATCGCCGCGACGAGCCAGACCGGCGACCAGGGGTTGACCCTCGGTCGCTCGGTGGCGATCCTCGCGGGGCTGCCGCAGACCGTCCCCGGACTCGCCGTCGAGCGCATGTGCGCCGGCGCGATGACCAGCGTCACCACGATGGGCGCCTCGATCGGCGTCGGCATGTACGACTTCGCCCTCGCCGGCGGTGTCGAGCACATGGGCCATCACCCGATCGGGGGCAACGCCGACCCGAACCCGCGCTTCGTCGCGGAGAAGATGGTCGATCCCGGCGCGCTCAACATGGGTGTCACCGCCGAGCGCATCTTCGACCGTTTCCCGCACCTCACCAAGGAGCGGTCCGACCGGTTCGGCATGCTCAGCCAGCACAAGGTGCAGGCCGCGTACGACGCCGGCAAGATCCAGCCCGACCTCGTGTCCGTGGCCACCAAGGGTGCCGACGGCGCCTGGGGTCTTGCCACCGAGGACGAGGGTCGTCGCCCGCAGACCACCATGGAGGACCTCGCGGCGCTGAAGACGCCGTTCCGTCCGCACGGGCGCGTCACCGCGGGCACCTCCTCCCCCCTCACCGACGGCGCGACGATGTCGCTGCTCGCCGGCGGCGGCGCGGTGAAGGAGTTCGGGCTTGCACCGAAGATGCGGATGGTCTCTTTCGCCTTCGCCGGTGTGCAGCCGGAGATCATGGGCATCGGCCCGATCCCGTCAACCGAGAAGGCCCTCAAGAAGGCCGGTCTGACGATCGCCGACATCGGCCTGTTCGAGCTGAACGAGGCGTTCGCCATCCAGGTGATCTCGCTGCTCGACCACTTCGGCATCGCCGACGACGATCCCCGCGTGAATCAGTGGGGCGGCGCGATCGCGCTCGGGCACCCGCTCGCGGCATCCGGTGTGCGTCTCATGATCCAGCTCGCGGCGCAGTTCGCCGAGCGCCCCGACGTCCGCTACGGTCTGACCGCGATGTGCGTCGGCCTCGGCCAGGGCGGTTCGGTCATCTGGGAGAACCCGCACTACGACGGCAAGAAGAAGAAGTGA
- a CDS encoding SPW repeat protein — protein MRFIPTKVHGALDYIVGIALIAAPWLFGFASMGGAAVIIPIVLGVGLIVYSLFTKYEWGPFGVIPMPVHLVFDIVASLFLALSPWIFGFAGEALNVWLPHVVVGAAVIVVVIFSQPQPANARGRVATA, from the coding sequence ATGCGTTTCATCCCCACCAAGGTCCACGGAGCCCTCGACTACATCGTCGGCATCGCGCTGATCGCCGCGCCCTGGCTGTTCGGCTTCGCGAGCATGGGCGGAGCGGCGGTGATCATCCCGATCGTCCTCGGCGTCGGGCTGATCGTGTACAGCCTGTTCACGAAGTACGAATGGGGTCCCTTCGGCGTCATCCCGATGCCGGTCCACCTCGTGTTCGACATCGTCGCCAGCCTGTTCCTGGCCCTTTCTCCGTGGATCTTCGGTTTCGCGGGCGAGGCGCTCAATGTCTGGCTCCCGCACGTCGTCGTGGGTGCCGCCGTGATCGTCGTCGTGATCTTCTCGCAGCCGCAGCCCGCGAACGCTCGGGGCCGCGTCGCGACCGCCTGA
- a CDS encoding SufE family protein translates to MSASEVPEALAEIRDGFLETPESDRLLLLLEYSDELPDVSDEVAAHPEMYERVAECQSPVYIHVEVDDDIVTMHATAPPEAPTTRGFASILVQGLTGLTADEVLAIPNDYPQSIGLTKAVSPLRIGGMTGMLMRAKNQVIQKR, encoded by the coding sequence ATGAGCGCGAGCGAAGTTCCTGAGGCACTGGCCGAGATCCGAGACGGTTTCCTGGAGACCCCGGAGTCCGATCGGCTCCTGCTGCTGCTCGAATACTCGGACGAGCTCCCCGACGTGTCCGACGAGGTCGCCGCCCACCCCGAGATGTACGAGCGGGTCGCGGAGTGCCAGTCCCCCGTGTACATCCACGTGGAGGTGGACGACGACATCGTCACGATGCACGCCACGGCTCCGCCGGAGGCTCCGACCACGCGCGGTTTCGCGAGCATCCTGGTGCAGGGCCTCACCGGACTCACCGCCGACGAGGTGCTGGCGATCCCGAACGACTACCCGCAGTCGATCGGTCTGACCAAGGCGGTCTCCCCGTTGCGGATCGGCGGCATGACGGGAATGCTCATGCGCGCGAAGAACCAGGTCATTCAGAAGCGCTGA